From Aquila chrysaetos chrysaetos chromosome 3, bAquChr1.4, whole genome shotgun sequence, the proteins below share one genomic window:
- the RAB22A gene encoding ras-related protein Rab-22A, with product MALRELKVCLLGDTGVGKSSIVWRFVEDSFDPNINPTIGASFMTKTVQYQNELHKFLIWDTAGQERFRALAPMYYRGSAAAIIVYDITKEETFSTLKNWVKELRQHGPPNIVVAIAGNKCDLNDVREVMEKDAKDYADSIHAIFVETSAKNAININELFIEISRRIPSTDTNPPSSGKGFKLRRQPSVTKRSCC from the exons ATGGCTCTGAGAGAGCTGAAAGTTTGCCTTCTGGGG gacacTGGTGTGGGCAAATCAAGTATCGTGTGGAGATTTGTAGAAGATAGCTTTGATCCCAACATCAACCCAACAATAGG agcctCATTTATGACCAAGACTGTACAGTATCAAAATGAGCTGCATAAATTCCTAATTTGGGATACAGCTGGACAGGAGCGG tttcGTGCTTTAGCCCCAATGTATTACAGAGGGTCAGCAGCAGCCATTATAGTGTATGACATCACAAAAGAG gAAACTTTCTCAACATTAAAGAACTGGGTTAAAGAGCTTCGACAGCACGGACCTCCAAACATTGTTGTAGCTATTGCAGGAAATAAGTGTGATCTTAATGATGTAAG agaaGTCATGGAAAAAGATGCTAAAGACTATGCAGATTCCATTCATGCAATATTTGTAGAGACAAGTGCGAAAAATGCAATAAACATTAATGAACTCTTTATAGAAATTA GTCGCAGAATTCCATCAACTGACACCAACCCCCCGTCTAGTGGTAAGGGCTTCAAACTTAGAAGACAGCCATCGGTGACAAAGCGCAGCTGCTGTTGA